One window of the Felis catus isolate Fca126 chromosome E3, F.catus_Fca126_mat1.0, whole genome shotgun sequence genome contains the following:
- the USP7 gene encoding ubiquitin carboxyl-terminal hydrolase 7 isoform X1 gives MWMREPSWLQPQQTLLLSHADMAGNHKLGREAGDTDDPPRITQNPVINGNVAMSDGHNNTEEDMEDDTSWRSEATFQFTVERFSRLSESVLSPPCFVRNLPWKIMVMPRFYPDRPHQKSVGFFLQCNAESDSTSWSCHAQAVLKIINYRDDEKSFSRRISHLFFHKENDWGFSNFMAWSEVTDPEKGFIDDDKVTFEVFVQADAPHGVAWDSKKHTGYVGLKNQGATCYMNSLLQTLFFTNQLRKAVYMMPTEGDDSSKSVPLALQRVFYELQHSDKPVGTKKLTKSFGWETLDSFMQHDVQELCRVLLDNVENKMKGTCVEGTIPKLFRGKMVSYIQCKEVDYRSDRREDYYDIQLSIKGKKNIFESFVDYVAVEQLDGDNKYDAGEHGLQEAEKGVKFLTLPPVLHLQLMRFMYDPQTDQNIKINDRFEFPEQLPLDEFLQKTDPKDPANYILHAVLVHSGDNHGGHYVVYLNPKGDGKWCKFDDDVVSRCTKEEAIEHNYGGHDDDLSVRHCTNAYMLVYIRESKLSEVLQAVTDHDIPQQLVERLQEEKRIEAQKRKERQEAHLYMQVQIVAEDQFCGHQGNDMYDEEKVKYTVFKVLKNSSLAEFVQNLSQTMGFPQDQIRLWPMQARSNGTKRPAMLDNEADGNKTMIELSDNENPWTIFLETVDPELAASGATLPKFDKDHDVMLFLKMYDPKTRSLNYCGHIYTPISCKIRDLLPVMCDRAGFTQDTSLILYEEVKPNLTERIQDYDVSLDKALDELMDGDIIVFQKDDPENDNSELPTAKEYFRDLYHRVDVIFCDKTIPNDPGFVVTLSNRMNYFQVAKTVAQRLNTDPMLLQFFKSQGYRDGPGNPLRHNYEGTLRDLLQFFKPRQPKKLYYQQLKMKITDFENRRSFKCIWLNSQFREEEITLYPDKHGCVRDLLEECKKAVELGEKASGKLRLLEIVSYKIIGVHQEDELLECLSPATSRTFRIEEIPLDQVDIDKESEMLVTVAHFHKEVFGTFGIPFLLRIHQGEHFREVMKRIQSLLDIQEKEFEKFKFAIVMMGRHQYINEDEYEVNLKDFEPQPGNMSHPRPWLGLDHFNKAPKRSRYTYLEKAIKIHN, from the exons ATGTGGATGAGAGAACCGTCCTGGCTCCAGCCCCAGCAGACTCTGCTGCTGAGCCATGCGGACATGGCGGGGAACCACAAGCTTGGACGAGAAG ctgGAGATACAGATGATCCACCAAGAATTACTCAAAACCCTGTTATCAACGGGAATGTAGCCATGAGTGATGGGCACAACAACACAGAGGAAGATATGGAGGATG ACACGAGTTGGCGCTCCGAGGCAACCTTTCAGTTCACTGTCGAGCGCTTCAGCAGACTGAGTGAGTCGGTCCTTAGCCCTCCGTGTTTTGTGCGAAATCTGCCGTGGAAGATTATGGTGATGCCACGCTTTTATCCAGACAGACCACACCAAAAAAGCGTAGGATTCTTTCTCCAGTGCAATGCTGAATCTGATTCCAC GTCGTGGTCTTGCCATGCACAAGCTGTGCTGAAGATAATAAATTACAGAGACGACGAGAAGTCCTTCAGTCGACGCATCAGCCACTTGTTCTTCCACAAAGAGAATGACTGGGGCTTCTCCAATTTCATGGCCTGGAGC gaAGTGACTGATCCTGAGAAAGGATTTATAGATGATGACAAAGTTACTTTTGAAGTCTTTGTACAGGCGGATGCTCCCCATGGAGTTGc GTGGGATTCAAAGAAGCACACGGGCTATGTCGGTTTAAAGAATCAGGGAGCGACTTGTTACATGAACAGCCTGCTGCagactttatttttcacaaatcaACTACGAAAG GCTGTGTACATGATGCCAACAGAGGGTGATGATTCATCCAAAAGCGTCCCCTTAGCATTACAAAGAGTGTTCTACGAATTACAGCACAGCGATAAGCCTGTAGGAACAAAAAAGCTAACGAAGTCCTTCGG gTGGGAAACTTTAGATAGCTTCATGCAGCACGACGTTCAGGAGCTGTGTCGAGTG CTGCTTGATAATGTGGAAAACAAGATGAAGGGCACGTGTGTGGAAGGCACCATACCTAAATTGTTCAGAGGCAAAATGGTG tCCTATATCCAGTGTAAAGAAGTAGACTATCGATCCGATAGGAGAGAAGATTATTATGATATCCAGCTaagtataaaaggaaagaaaaaca tatTTGAATCATTTGTGGATTACGTGGCCGTGGAACAACTAGACGGCGACAATAAATACGACGCCGGGGAGCACGGCTTGCAG gaagcagagaaaggtgTGAAGTTCCTAACTTTGCCACCAGTGTTACATCTGCAGCTGATGAGATTTATGTATGACCCTCAGACGGACCAAAATATCAAGATCAATGATAG gttTGAATTCCCAGAACAGTTACCACTCGATGAATTTTTGCAAAAAACAGATCCTAAGGACCCTGCAAATTATATTCTTCACGCAGTCCTGGTTCACAGTGGAGATAATCATGGTGGACATTACGTGGTTTATCTAAACCCCAAAGGGGACGGCAAA TGGTGTAAGTTCGACGACGACGTGGTGTCCAGGTGTACGAAAGAGGAGGCCATTGAGCACAATTACGGGGGTCACGACGACGACCTGTCGGTGCGGCACTGCACGAACGCGTACATGTTGGTTTACATCAGGGAATCAAAGCTGA GTGAGGTTTTACAAGCTGTCACCGACCACGATATCCCTCAGCAGTTGGTGGAACGACTGCAGGAGGAGAAGAGGATCGAGGCTCAGAAGCGGAAGGAACGGCAGGAAGCCCATCTCTACATGCAAGTGCAG ATAGTTGCAGAGGACCAGTTTTGTGGCCACCAAGGCAATGATATGTACGATGAAGAAAAAGTGAAGTATACTGTGTTCAAAGTGTTGAAAAACTCCTCACTGGCTGAATTTGTCCAGAACCTCTCTCAGACCATG gggttTCCACAAGATCAAATCCGATTATGGCCCATGCAGGCAAGGAGCAATGGAACCAAACGGCCAGCGATGTTGGATAACGAGGCAGACGGCAACAAGACG ATGATTGAGCTCAGTGACAATGAAAACCCTTGGACGATATTCCTGGAAACCGTTGATCCGGAGTTGGCCGCCAGCGGAGCCACGTTACCCAAGTTTGACAAAGATC ATGATGTCATGCTATTTTTGAAGATGTATGACCCCAAAACGAGGAGCTTGAATTACTGTGGGCACATCTACACACCAATATCCTGTAAAATCC GTGATTTGCTCCCGGTTATGTGCGACAGAGCGGGATTTACCCAGGACACTAGCCTTATCCTCTATGAG GAAGTTAAACCGAATTTAACAGAGAGAATTCAGGACTATGACGTGTCTCTTGATAAAGCCCTCGATGAACTAATGGATGGTGACATTATAGTGTTCCAGAA GGATGACCCTGAAAATGATAACAGTGAATTACCCACTGCAAAAGAATATTTCAGAGACCTCTACCACCGTGTTGATGTCATTTTCTGTGATAAAACAATCCCTAATGATCCTGGATTTGTGGTTACATTATCAAATCGAATGAATTATTTTCAG gttGCAAAGACAGTGGCACAGAGGCTCAACACCGACCCCATGCTGCTCCAGTTTTTCAAGTCTCAAGG TTATAGGGACGGCCCAGGTAATCCTCTTAGACATAATTATGAAGGGACTTTAAGAGATCTCCTACAGTTCTTCAAGCCTAGACAACCTAAGAAACTTTACTATCAGCAG CTGAAGATGAAAATCACAGACTTCGAAAACAGACGAAGTTTTAAGTGTATATGGTTAAACAGCCAATTTAGGGAAGAG GAAATAACACTATATCCCGACAAGCACGGGTGTGTCCGGGACCTGCTGGAAGAATGTAAAAAGGCTGTCGAGCTCGGGGAGAAAGCGTCAGGGAAACTTAG GCTGCTAGAAATCGTAAGCTACAAGATTATCGGTGTGCACCAAGAAGATGAGCTGTTAGAATGCTTATCTCCGGCAACGAGTAGAACGTTTCGAATAGAG GAAATCCCTCTGGACCAGGTGGACATAGACAAGGAGAGCGAGATGCTCGTCACCGTGGCGCACTTCCACAAGGAGGTGTTCGGGACGTTCGGGATTCCGTTTCTGCTGAGGATCCACCAG GGCGAGCATTTCAGAGAAGTCATGAAGCGGATTCAGAGTCTGCTGGACATCCAGGAAAAGGAGTTTGAAAAG TTCAAATTTGCCATTGTGATGATGGGCCGACACCAGTACATCAATGAGGATGAGTATGAAGTGAACCTGAAAGACTTTGAGCCCCAGCCTG GTAACATGTCTCACCCTCGGCCTTGGCTAGGGCTTGACCACTTCAACAAAGCCCCAAAGAGGAGTCGCTACACCTACCTGGAAAAGGCCATTAAAATCCATAACTGA
- the USP7 gene encoding ubiquitin carboxyl-terminal hydrolase 7 isoform X2, giving the protein MNHQQQQQQQQKAGEQQLSEPEDMEMEAGDTDDPPRITQNPVINGNVAMSDGHNNTEEDMEDDTSWRSEATFQFTVERFSRLSESVLSPPCFVRNLPWKIMVMPRFYPDRPHQKSVGFFLQCNAESDSTSWSCHAQAVLKIINYRDDEKSFSRRISHLFFHKENDWGFSNFMAWSEVTDPEKGFIDDDKVTFEVFVQADAPHGVAWDSKKHTGYVGLKNQGATCYMNSLLQTLFFTNQLRKAVYMMPTEGDDSSKSVPLALQRVFYELQHSDKPVGTKKLTKSFGWETLDSFMQHDVQELCRVLLDNVENKMKGTCVEGTIPKLFRGKMVSYIQCKEVDYRSDRREDYYDIQLSIKGKKNIFESFVDYVAVEQLDGDNKYDAGEHGLQEAEKGVKFLTLPPVLHLQLMRFMYDPQTDQNIKINDRFEFPEQLPLDEFLQKTDPKDPANYILHAVLVHSGDNHGGHYVVYLNPKGDGKWCKFDDDVVSRCTKEEAIEHNYGGHDDDLSVRHCTNAYMLVYIRESKLSEVLQAVTDHDIPQQLVERLQEEKRIEAQKRKERQEAHLYMQVQIVAEDQFCGHQGNDMYDEEKVKYTVFKVLKNSSLAEFVQNLSQTMGFPQDQIRLWPMQARSNGTKRPAMLDNEADGNKTMIELSDNENPWTIFLETVDPELAASGATLPKFDKDHDVMLFLKMYDPKTRSLNYCGHIYTPISCKIRDLLPVMCDRAGFTQDTSLILYEEVKPNLTERIQDYDVSLDKALDELMDGDIIVFQKDDPENDNSELPTAKEYFRDLYHRVDVIFCDKTIPNDPGFVVTLSNRMNYFQVAKTVAQRLNTDPMLLQFFKSQGYRDGPGNPLRHNYEGTLRDLLQFFKPRQPKKLYYQQLKMKITDFENRRSFKCIWLNSQFREEEITLYPDKHGCVRDLLEECKKAVELGEKASGKLRLLEIVSYKIIGVHQEDELLECLSPATSRTFRIEEIPLDQVDIDKESEMLVTVAHFHKEVFGTFGIPFLLRIHQGEHFREVMKRIQSLLDIQEKEFEKFKFAIVMMGRHQYINEDEYEVNLKDFEPQPGNMSHPRPWLGLDHFNKAPKRSRYTYLEKAIKIHN; this is encoded by the exons ctgGAGATACAGATGATCCACCAAGAATTACTCAAAACCCTGTTATCAACGGGAATGTAGCCATGAGTGATGGGCACAACAACACAGAGGAAGATATGGAGGATG ACACGAGTTGGCGCTCCGAGGCAACCTTTCAGTTCACTGTCGAGCGCTTCAGCAGACTGAGTGAGTCGGTCCTTAGCCCTCCGTGTTTTGTGCGAAATCTGCCGTGGAAGATTATGGTGATGCCACGCTTTTATCCAGACAGACCACACCAAAAAAGCGTAGGATTCTTTCTCCAGTGCAATGCTGAATCTGATTCCAC GTCGTGGTCTTGCCATGCACAAGCTGTGCTGAAGATAATAAATTACAGAGACGACGAGAAGTCCTTCAGTCGACGCATCAGCCACTTGTTCTTCCACAAAGAGAATGACTGGGGCTTCTCCAATTTCATGGCCTGGAGC gaAGTGACTGATCCTGAGAAAGGATTTATAGATGATGACAAAGTTACTTTTGAAGTCTTTGTACAGGCGGATGCTCCCCATGGAGTTGc GTGGGATTCAAAGAAGCACACGGGCTATGTCGGTTTAAAGAATCAGGGAGCGACTTGTTACATGAACAGCCTGCTGCagactttatttttcacaaatcaACTACGAAAG GCTGTGTACATGATGCCAACAGAGGGTGATGATTCATCCAAAAGCGTCCCCTTAGCATTACAAAGAGTGTTCTACGAATTACAGCACAGCGATAAGCCTGTAGGAACAAAAAAGCTAACGAAGTCCTTCGG gTGGGAAACTTTAGATAGCTTCATGCAGCACGACGTTCAGGAGCTGTGTCGAGTG CTGCTTGATAATGTGGAAAACAAGATGAAGGGCACGTGTGTGGAAGGCACCATACCTAAATTGTTCAGAGGCAAAATGGTG tCCTATATCCAGTGTAAAGAAGTAGACTATCGATCCGATAGGAGAGAAGATTATTATGATATCCAGCTaagtataaaaggaaagaaaaaca tatTTGAATCATTTGTGGATTACGTGGCCGTGGAACAACTAGACGGCGACAATAAATACGACGCCGGGGAGCACGGCTTGCAG gaagcagagaaaggtgTGAAGTTCCTAACTTTGCCACCAGTGTTACATCTGCAGCTGATGAGATTTATGTATGACCCTCAGACGGACCAAAATATCAAGATCAATGATAG gttTGAATTCCCAGAACAGTTACCACTCGATGAATTTTTGCAAAAAACAGATCCTAAGGACCCTGCAAATTATATTCTTCACGCAGTCCTGGTTCACAGTGGAGATAATCATGGTGGACATTACGTGGTTTATCTAAACCCCAAAGGGGACGGCAAA TGGTGTAAGTTCGACGACGACGTGGTGTCCAGGTGTACGAAAGAGGAGGCCATTGAGCACAATTACGGGGGTCACGACGACGACCTGTCGGTGCGGCACTGCACGAACGCGTACATGTTGGTTTACATCAGGGAATCAAAGCTGA GTGAGGTTTTACAAGCTGTCACCGACCACGATATCCCTCAGCAGTTGGTGGAACGACTGCAGGAGGAGAAGAGGATCGAGGCTCAGAAGCGGAAGGAACGGCAGGAAGCCCATCTCTACATGCAAGTGCAG ATAGTTGCAGAGGACCAGTTTTGTGGCCACCAAGGCAATGATATGTACGATGAAGAAAAAGTGAAGTATACTGTGTTCAAAGTGTTGAAAAACTCCTCACTGGCTGAATTTGTCCAGAACCTCTCTCAGACCATG gggttTCCACAAGATCAAATCCGATTATGGCCCATGCAGGCAAGGAGCAATGGAACCAAACGGCCAGCGATGTTGGATAACGAGGCAGACGGCAACAAGACG ATGATTGAGCTCAGTGACAATGAAAACCCTTGGACGATATTCCTGGAAACCGTTGATCCGGAGTTGGCCGCCAGCGGAGCCACGTTACCCAAGTTTGACAAAGATC ATGATGTCATGCTATTTTTGAAGATGTATGACCCCAAAACGAGGAGCTTGAATTACTGTGGGCACATCTACACACCAATATCCTGTAAAATCC GTGATTTGCTCCCGGTTATGTGCGACAGAGCGGGATTTACCCAGGACACTAGCCTTATCCTCTATGAG GAAGTTAAACCGAATTTAACAGAGAGAATTCAGGACTATGACGTGTCTCTTGATAAAGCCCTCGATGAACTAATGGATGGTGACATTATAGTGTTCCAGAA GGATGACCCTGAAAATGATAACAGTGAATTACCCACTGCAAAAGAATATTTCAGAGACCTCTACCACCGTGTTGATGTCATTTTCTGTGATAAAACAATCCCTAATGATCCTGGATTTGTGGTTACATTATCAAATCGAATGAATTATTTTCAG gttGCAAAGACAGTGGCACAGAGGCTCAACACCGACCCCATGCTGCTCCAGTTTTTCAAGTCTCAAGG TTATAGGGACGGCCCAGGTAATCCTCTTAGACATAATTATGAAGGGACTTTAAGAGATCTCCTACAGTTCTTCAAGCCTAGACAACCTAAGAAACTTTACTATCAGCAG CTGAAGATGAAAATCACAGACTTCGAAAACAGACGAAGTTTTAAGTGTATATGGTTAAACAGCCAATTTAGGGAAGAG GAAATAACACTATATCCCGACAAGCACGGGTGTGTCCGGGACCTGCTGGAAGAATGTAAAAAGGCTGTCGAGCTCGGGGAGAAAGCGTCAGGGAAACTTAG GCTGCTAGAAATCGTAAGCTACAAGATTATCGGTGTGCACCAAGAAGATGAGCTGTTAGAATGCTTATCTCCGGCAACGAGTAGAACGTTTCGAATAGAG GAAATCCCTCTGGACCAGGTGGACATAGACAAGGAGAGCGAGATGCTCGTCACCGTGGCGCACTTCCACAAGGAGGTGTTCGGGACGTTCGGGATTCCGTTTCTGCTGAGGATCCACCAG GGCGAGCATTTCAGAGAAGTCATGAAGCGGATTCAGAGTCTGCTGGACATCCAGGAAAAGGAGTTTGAAAAG TTCAAATTTGCCATTGTGATGATGGGCCGACACCAGTACATCAATGAGGATGAGTATGAAGTGAACCTGAAAGACTTTGAGCCCCAGCCTG GTAACATGTCTCACCCTCGGCCTTGGCTAGGGCTTGACCACTTCAACAAAGCCCCAAAGAGGAGTCGCTACACCTACCTGGAAAAGGCCATTAAAATCCATAACTGA
- the USP7 gene encoding ubiquitin carboxyl-terminal hydrolase 7 isoform X3 produces MVMPRFYPDRPHQKSVGFFLQCNAESDSTSWSCHAQAVLKIINYRDDEKSFSRRISHLFFHKENDWGFSNFMAWSEVTDPEKGFIDDDKVTFEVFVQADAPHGVAWDSKKHTGYVGLKNQGATCYMNSLLQTLFFTNQLRKAVYMMPTEGDDSSKSVPLALQRVFYELQHSDKPVGTKKLTKSFGWETLDSFMQHDVQELCRVLLDNVENKMKGTCVEGTIPKLFRGKMVSYIQCKEVDYRSDRREDYYDIQLSIKGKKNIFESFVDYVAVEQLDGDNKYDAGEHGLQEAEKGVKFLTLPPVLHLQLMRFMYDPQTDQNIKINDRFEFPEQLPLDEFLQKTDPKDPANYILHAVLVHSGDNHGGHYVVYLNPKGDGKWCKFDDDVVSRCTKEEAIEHNYGGHDDDLSVRHCTNAYMLVYIRESKLSEVLQAVTDHDIPQQLVERLQEEKRIEAQKRKERQEAHLYMQVQIVAEDQFCGHQGNDMYDEEKVKYTVFKVLKNSSLAEFVQNLSQTMGFPQDQIRLWPMQARSNGTKRPAMLDNEADGNKTMIELSDNENPWTIFLETVDPELAASGATLPKFDKDHDVMLFLKMYDPKTRSLNYCGHIYTPISCKIRDLLPVMCDRAGFTQDTSLILYEEVKPNLTERIQDYDVSLDKALDELMDGDIIVFQKDDPENDNSELPTAKEYFRDLYHRVDVIFCDKTIPNDPGFVVTLSNRMNYFQVAKTVAQRLNTDPMLLQFFKSQGYRDGPGNPLRHNYEGTLRDLLQFFKPRQPKKLYYQQLKMKITDFENRRSFKCIWLNSQFREEEITLYPDKHGCVRDLLEECKKAVELGEKASGKLRLLEIVSYKIIGVHQEDELLECLSPATSRTFRIEEIPLDQVDIDKESEMLVTVAHFHKEVFGTFGIPFLLRIHQGEHFREVMKRIQSLLDIQEKEFEKFKFAIVMMGRHQYINEDEYEVNLKDFEPQPGNMSHPRPWLGLDHFNKAPKRSRYTYLEKAIKIHN; encoded by the exons ATGGTGATGCCACGCTTTTATCCAGACAGACCACACCAAAAAAGCGTAGGATTCTTTCTCCAGTGCAATGCTGAATCTGATTCCAC GTCGTGGTCTTGCCATGCACAAGCTGTGCTGAAGATAATAAATTACAGAGACGACGAGAAGTCCTTCAGTCGACGCATCAGCCACTTGTTCTTCCACAAAGAGAATGACTGGGGCTTCTCCAATTTCATGGCCTGGAGC gaAGTGACTGATCCTGAGAAAGGATTTATAGATGATGACAAAGTTACTTTTGAAGTCTTTGTACAGGCGGATGCTCCCCATGGAGTTGc GTGGGATTCAAAGAAGCACACGGGCTATGTCGGTTTAAAGAATCAGGGAGCGACTTGTTACATGAACAGCCTGCTGCagactttatttttcacaaatcaACTACGAAAG GCTGTGTACATGATGCCAACAGAGGGTGATGATTCATCCAAAAGCGTCCCCTTAGCATTACAAAGAGTGTTCTACGAATTACAGCACAGCGATAAGCCTGTAGGAACAAAAAAGCTAACGAAGTCCTTCGG gTGGGAAACTTTAGATAGCTTCATGCAGCACGACGTTCAGGAGCTGTGTCGAGTG CTGCTTGATAATGTGGAAAACAAGATGAAGGGCACGTGTGTGGAAGGCACCATACCTAAATTGTTCAGAGGCAAAATGGTG tCCTATATCCAGTGTAAAGAAGTAGACTATCGATCCGATAGGAGAGAAGATTATTATGATATCCAGCTaagtataaaaggaaagaaaaaca tatTTGAATCATTTGTGGATTACGTGGCCGTGGAACAACTAGACGGCGACAATAAATACGACGCCGGGGAGCACGGCTTGCAG gaagcagagaaaggtgTGAAGTTCCTAACTTTGCCACCAGTGTTACATCTGCAGCTGATGAGATTTATGTATGACCCTCAGACGGACCAAAATATCAAGATCAATGATAG gttTGAATTCCCAGAACAGTTACCACTCGATGAATTTTTGCAAAAAACAGATCCTAAGGACCCTGCAAATTATATTCTTCACGCAGTCCTGGTTCACAGTGGAGATAATCATGGTGGACATTACGTGGTTTATCTAAACCCCAAAGGGGACGGCAAA TGGTGTAAGTTCGACGACGACGTGGTGTCCAGGTGTACGAAAGAGGAGGCCATTGAGCACAATTACGGGGGTCACGACGACGACCTGTCGGTGCGGCACTGCACGAACGCGTACATGTTGGTTTACATCAGGGAATCAAAGCTGA GTGAGGTTTTACAAGCTGTCACCGACCACGATATCCCTCAGCAGTTGGTGGAACGACTGCAGGAGGAGAAGAGGATCGAGGCTCAGAAGCGGAAGGAACGGCAGGAAGCCCATCTCTACATGCAAGTGCAG ATAGTTGCAGAGGACCAGTTTTGTGGCCACCAAGGCAATGATATGTACGATGAAGAAAAAGTGAAGTATACTGTGTTCAAAGTGTTGAAAAACTCCTCACTGGCTGAATTTGTCCAGAACCTCTCTCAGACCATG gggttTCCACAAGATCAAATCCGATTATGGCCCATGCAGGCAAGGAGCAATGGAACCAAACGGCCAGCGATGTTGGATAACGAGGCAGACGGCAACAAGACG ATGATTGAGCTCAGTGACAATGAAAACCCTTGGACGATATTCCTGGAAACCGTTGATCCGGAGTTGGCCGCCAGCGGAGCCACGTTACCCAAGTTTGACAAAGATC ATGATGTCATGCTATTTTTGAAGATGTATGACCCCAAAACGAGGAGCTTGAATTACTGTGGGCACATCTACACACCAATATCCTGTAAAATCC GTGATTTGCTCCCGGTTATGTGCGACAGAGCGGGATTTACCCAGGACACTAGCCTTATCCTCTATGAG GAAGTTAAACCGAATTTAACAGAGAGAATTCAGGACTATGACGTGTCTCTTGATAAAGCCCTCGATGAACTAATGGATGGTGACATTATAGTGTTCCAGAA GGATGACCCTGAAAATGATAACAGTGAATTACCCACTGCAAAAGAATATTTCAGAGACCTCTACCACCGTGTTGATGTCATTTTCTGTGATAAAACAATCCCTAATGATCCTGGATTTGTGGTTACATTATCAAATCGAATGAATTATTTTCAG gttGCAAAGACAGTGGCACAGAGGCTCAACACCGACCCCATGCTGCTCCAGTTTTTCAAGTCTCAAGG TTATAGGGACGGCCCAGGTAATCCTCTTAGACATAATTATGAAGGGACTTTAAGAGATCTCCTACAGTTCTTCAAGCCTAGACAACCTAAGAAACTTTACTATCAGCAG CTGAAGATGAAAATCACAGACTTCGAAAACAGACGAAGTTTTAAGTGTATATGGTTAAACAGCCAATTTAGGGAAGAG GAAATAACACTATATCCCGACAAGCACGGGTGTGTCCGGGACCTGCTGGAAGAATGTAAAAAGGCTGTCGAGCTCGGGGAGAAAGCGTCAGGGAAACTTAG GCTGCTAGAAATCGTAAGCTACAAGATTATCGGTGTGCACCAAGAAGATGAGCTGTTAGAATGCTTATCTCCGGCAACGAGTAGAACGTTTCGAATAGAG GAAATCCCTCTGGACCAGGTGGACATAGACAAGGAGAGCGAGATGCTCGTCACCGTGGCGCACTTCCACAAGGAGGTGTTCGGGACGTTCGGGATTCCGTTTCTGCTGAGGATCCACCAG GGCGAGCATTTCAGAGAAGTCATGAAGCGGATTCAGAGTCTGCTGGACATCCAGGAAAAGGAGTTTGAAAAG TTCAAATTTGCCATTGTGATGATGGGCCGACACCAGTACATCAATGAGGATGAGTATGAAGTGAACCTGAAAGACTTTGAGCCCCAGCCTG GTAACATGTCTCACCCTCGGCCTTGGCTAGGGCTTGACCACTTCAACAAAGCCCCAAAGAGGAGTCGCTACACCTACCTGGAAAAGGCCATTAAAATCCATAACTGA